The following proteins come from a genomic window of Helicobacter canadensis MIT 98-5491:
- the grpE gene encoding nucleotide exchange factor GrpE, whose protein sequence is MQDENEKIDSSGNENQEQELQENAEQDSKESLQNKIKELEDQYLRTYADFENTKKRLVREKDQALEYAYEKIAKDLLPSIDTLEIALKTIKDSKENSDQAEILGKIEEGIALTLDNLLKTLAKHGIEPIDANGEFDPNFHDAIMQVQSDSHNVGEIVAEMQKGYKYKERVLRPSMVSIAK, encoded by the coding sequence ATGCAAGATGAAAATGAAAAGATAGATTCTTCTGGAAATGAGAATCAAGAGCAAGAATTGCAGGAGAATGCAGAGCAAGATTCTAAAGAATCGCTTCAAAATAAAATTAAGGAATTAGAAGATCAATATTTGCGCACTTATGCTGATTTTGAAAACACTAAAAAGCGTTTAGTGAGAGAAAAAGATCAAGCCTTAGAATATGCTTATGAAAAAATAGCAAAAGATTTATTGCCAAGCATTGATACTTTAGAGATTGCTTTAAAAACAATTAAAGATTCAAAAGAAAATAGTGATCAAGCTGAAATTTTAGGAAAAATAGAGGAGGGCATTGCACTAACATTGGATAATCTTTTAAAAACACTTGCAAAACATGGGATTGAACCTATTGATGCAAACGGAGAGTTTGACCCTAATTTCCACGATGCTATTATGCAAGTCCAAAGTGATTCGCACAATGTAGGAGAGATTGTCGCAGAGATGCAAAAGGGTTATAAATATAAAGAAAGAGTGCTAAGACCATCAATGGTTAGCATTGCAAAATAA